In one Moritella sp. 5 genomic region, the following are encoded:
- a CDS encoding alpha/beta fold hydrolase, which produces MKIDLTLSGLVAQKHTFTLPLDYNKPDGDTIDVFVRELVAPDKQDQDLPYLVYFQGGPGFGAVRPMANGGWIKRALQEYRVLLLDQRGTGLSSPISSVSLNHLTASEQADYLSHLRADNIVRDAEAIRAQLSPFNTWSIIGQSFGGFCVLRYLTAAPEGLTQAFITGGLPSLTRPADEVYQATYKRVQAKNNDFFTRFSDAQDLVAALATHITEHDTYLATGEKLTVEMLQLLGVNLGMEEGPEAVYYLLEQALITTQKGTQVNPLFLAQFCQFLDYNTNPIFALLHESIYCQQQASNWAAHRVRADYAEFNYQAGQSFLFTGEMIYPWMFEQFSNLKPLQEAAQQLAEKEDWSDLYDLEVLKNNQVPVAAAIYSEDMYVDMQYSLETVARVNHLKYWLTSEFEHNGIRMDGDKVLSKLIDLNKGVILR; this is translated from the coding sequence ATGAAAATTGATCTCACATTAAGCGGCTTAGTTGCACAAAAGCATACATTCACCTTGCCACTTGATTACAACAAACCTGACGGTGACACGATTGACGTATTTGTACGTGAACTTGTTGCTCCAGATAAACAAGATCAAGACCTGCCATATTTGGTCTATTTTCAAGGTGGTCCAGGGTTTGGTGCGGTACGTCCTATGGCGAATGGCGGCTGGATCAAGCGCGCATTACAAGAATACCGCGTATTATTACTCGACCAGCGTGGCACTGGGCTATCTTCACCAATCAGTTCGGTAAGTCTTAATCACTTAACTGCCAGTGAACAAGCGGACTACCTAAGTCATTTACGTGCGGATAATATTGTCCGTGATGCCGAAGCGATCCGAGCACAATTATCACCGTTTAATACCTGGAGCATCATCGGCCAAAGTTTTGGTGGCTTCTGTGTATTACGTTATTTAACCGCTGCGCCAGAAGGATTAACACAAGCTTTCATCACTGGTGGATTACCATCACTGACACGCCCTGCCGATGAGGTGTATCAAGCCACCTATAAACGCGTACAGGCGAAAAATAACGACTTCTTTACACGTTTTAGCGATGCGCAAGACCTTGTAGCTGCATTAGCAACACACATTACCGAGCACGATACTTACCTTGCGACAGGTGAAAAGCTAACAGTTGAAATGCTACAACTACTTGGCGTTAACCTAGGTATGGAAGAAGGCCCTGAAGCGGTTTATTACCTACTTGAACAAGCGCTTATCACTACGCAAAAAGGCACCCAAGTTAATCCTTTATTTTTAGCACAGTTCTGTCAGTTCCTTGATTACAATACCAACCCAATTTTTGCCTTACTGCATGAGTCTATCTATTGCCAGCAACAAGCATCAAACTGGGCTGCCCATCGTGTTCGTGCAGACTATGCTGAATTTAATTATCAAGCAGGCCAGTCCTTCTTATTCACTGGTGAAATGATTTATCCGTGGATGTTCGAGCAATTTAGTAACTTGAAACCATTGCAAGAAGCGGCGCAACAGTTAGCTGAAAAAGAGGATTGGTCAGATCTTTACGATCTAGAGGTACTTAAAAACAACCAAGTACCGGTTGCGGCTGCAATTTATAGCGAAGATATGTATGTCGACATGCAATACAGTCTGGAAACGGTCGCCCGCGTGAACCACCTTAAATACTGGTTAACCTCAGAGTTCGAGCACAATGGTATTCGTATGGATGGTGACAAGGTGTTGAGTAAACTTATCGACTTAAATAAAGGGGTTATTCTGCGCTAA
- a CDS encoding DMT family transporter — MFQHFEKYNLSKHALFKYKEIIIFCIISSVSSILMAEAVKTVNPITSTFITFSLTALIFILLNINNFRPIIVASFQQRLTLLQINLTTLANTLLAFVGMTYVSPLVYGIIFFGCLPFFNNALQWRLFANNKSSYTFNLVSCLSAIFIAGYISDQTMIANTQGISYALISCFSAALYMLRSEYFHRKTGLTPSQILSVRFYLVILICGGYALLQPNTLILNSNEWLMLSGAAITGSVIPLFLMQVAIKKLGAAVTAQFMPSIPVLCMTFLTALGIAQFSGLEILAIVSFSMLLIAQIRYKVHKRHVAANA; from the coding sequence ATGTTCCAACATTTTGAGAAGTATAATTTAAGTAAACACGCTTTATTTAAATATAAAGAAATAATAATATTTTGTATTATCTCATCTGTGTCATCTATTTTAATGGCCGAAGCAGTTAAAACTGTCAACCCTATAACCTCGACATTTATTACCTTTAGCCTCACTGCATTGATATTCATCCTGTTAAATATCAATAATTTCCGCCCAATTATAGTGGCAAGTTTTCAACAACGACTAACCCTGTTACAGATAAACCTCACTACATTGGCAAATACCTTACTCGCATTTGTTGGGATGACTTATGTTTCTCCTTTAGTTTATGGCATTATCTTTTTTGGCTGTCTGCCATTTTTTAATAACGCATTGCAGTGGCGATTATTTGCAAATAATAAATCCAGTTATACCTTTAATTTAGTATCCTGCTTAAGTGCCATTTTTATCGCTGGCTACATATCAGATCAAACAATGATAGCGAACACTCAAGGTATTAGTTATGCGTTAATATCATGCTTTTCTGCAGCACTATACATGCTCCGTTCAGAATACTTTCATCGAAAAACAGGATTAACACCCTCGCAAATTTTATCGGTGCGATTTTACCTCGTGATCTTAATTTGTGGGGGCTATGCTTTACTGCAACCCAATACATTAATACTTAACAGCAACGAATGGTTAATGCTATCCGGAGCAGCTATCACAGGTAGTGTTATTCCATTATTTCTAATGCAAGTCGCTATAAAAAAATTAGGAGCGGCTGTCACAGCGCAATTTATGCCATCTATTCCTGTACTTTGTATGACATTTTTAACGGCATTAGGCATCGCACAATTTTCAGGATTAGAAATCCTTGCGATTGTTTCGTTTTCAATGCTACTCATCGCCCAAATACGCTACAAAGTACATAAACGACATGTCGCTGCTAATGCATAA
- the dsdC gene encoding DNA-binding transcriptional regulator DsdC produces MELTFGNHKQFSGSQLANLDTFVKAAQYGSFTQAAEVLFLTPSAVSHRIAKLEQELGFKLFHRLHKQLKLTGEGARLCRSCERLFNSLDEELNDIRSNELSGRLTIYARPSISLCWLVPRIHDFHRQYPAIQLDILTGNDDINFHTQFIDVALYYTSGPFPGLSNIELMSEEVTPVCSPAYAELHDLVDNPENIRNCSLLHDCKAWPQATYNAEWLEWTERHQINEVNYNRGLSFDRSDLAMVAAINHAGLAIGRKRLVDKHLRSGELIAPFPALISPATYQYHAVYSADITPNPRVKVLLDWLQQQAEQ; encoded by the coding sequence ATGGAATTAACATTCGGCAATCATAAACAATTTAGCGGTAGCCAATTAGCTAATCTAGATACCTTTGTCAAAGCAGCGCAGTATGGTTCATTTACGCAAGCGGCAGAGGTCCTTTTTCTCACTCCCAGCGCGGTCAGTCATCGTATTGCCAAGCTGGAGCAAGAACTCGGTTTTAAGTTGTTTCATCGTCTGCATAAACAGCTGAAATTGACGGGGGAGGGCGCGAGGTTATGCCGTAGTTGTGAGCGGTTGTTTAATTCACTGGATGAAGAGTTAAATGATATTCGCAGCAATGAGTTATCAGGTCGTCTGACAATTTACGCCCGTCCTTCTATTTCACTGTGTTGGCTGGTGCCTCGGATACATGATTTTCATCGTCAATATCCGGCTATTCAGTTGGATATTCTTACCGGTAATGACGATATTAATTTTCATACTCAATTTATCGATGTGGCACTGTATTATACATCAGGTCCCTTTCCTGGATTATCGAATATCGAATTGATGTCAGAGGAGGTTACGCCCGTCTGTTCTCCTGCTTATGCCGAGTTACACGACCTTGTTGATAACCCTGAAAATATTCGCAACTGTAGTTTATTACATGATTGTAAGGCGTGGCCACAAGCCACTTATAATGCGGAATGGCTAGAATGGACTGAGCGCCATCAGATAAATGAAGTGAATTATAATCGGGGTTTGAGTTTTGACCGTTCTGATTTGGCGATGGTCGCCGCGATTAATCATGCAGGCTTGGCAATTGGACGTAAACGACTGGTAGATAAACATTTACGTAGTGGTGAATTAATTGCGCCCTTTCCGGCACTCATTAGTCCTGCAACATATCAATACCATGCCGTATATAGCGCAGATATTACGCCTAACCCGAGAGTGAAGGTGTTATTAGACTGGTTACAGCAGCAAGCTGAACAATAG
- the dsdA gene encoding D-serine ammonia-lyase codes for MNKTRNIQLINEFPLLESLIDLKPLSWFNSKVTSYAEALPYVGLTAVDVQEASERLLRFAPFFCQAFPETQLSNGIIESPVQTIPAMQAALSNYYQTSLPGRMMIKLDSQLPISGSIKARGGIYEILQHAEKLAISAGLLRLEDDYSKINSAQFKAFFSQYKIAVGSTGNLGLSIGIIGASFGFQVSVHMSADARQWKKDRLRSHGVNVIEYESDYSVAVERGREEALQDPFCHFVDDENSTSLFLGYAVAGERLKQQFIEQKIIVDAEHPLFVYLPCGVGGGPGGVAFGLKLAFGDSVHCIFAEPTHSPCMLLGVYTGLHDQISVQDLGIDNITAADGLAVGRASGFIGKAMERMLDGYITLTDADMYQLLEMIHDTEQLKLEPSALAGMPGIMHVVTNSDYLERMKLSDSLANATHLVWATGGGMVPEQEMTAYLQQAKH; via the coding sequence ATGAATAAGACCCGGAACATACAATTAATAAATGAATTTCCATTGTTGGAATCGCTGATAGATCTTAAACCACTGAGCTGGTTTAATTCTAAAGTGACAAGCTATGCTGAAGCCTTACCTTATGTTGGTTTAACTGCTGTAGATGTGCAGGAGGCGAGTGAACGTTTGCTGCGTTTTGCTCCTTTCTTTTGTCAGGCATTTCCTGAAACACAGTTGAGTAACGGTATTATTGAATCACCGGTGCAGACGATTCCGGCGATGCAAGCGGCGCTGAGTAATTACTATCAGACATCATTACCAGGTCGGATGATGATCAAGTTAGACTCTCAATTACCGATATCGGGGTCAATTAAAGCAAGGGGTGGTATTTATGAGATTCTGCAGCATGCCGAAAAACTGGCAATTTCAGCTGGTCTACTTCGTTTAGAAGATGATTATAGTAAAATTAATTCAGCACAATTTAAGGCATTTTTCAGCCAGTATAAAATTGCTGTTGGCTCAACCGGAAACTTAGGTTTATCTATTGGTATTATAGGTGCCAGCTTCGGGTTTCAGGTCAGTGTGCATATGTCTGCGGATGCGCGGCAGTGGAAAAAGGACCGCCTGCGAAGTCATGGCGTCAATGTTATTGAATATGAATCTGACTACAGTGTAGCGGTCGAACGCGGACGTGAAGAAGCGTTACAAGATCCGTTCTGTCATTTTGTTGATGATGAAAACTCTACGTCGTTGTTCTTGGGTTATGCGGTTGCCGGAGAGCGGTTAAAGCAACAGTTTATTGAGCAAAAAATTATTGTTGATGCTGAGCATCCGCTCTTTGTTTATCTGCCTTGTGGTGTGGGTGGTGGCCCAGGCGGCGTTGCTTTTGGTCTTAAGCTGGCTTTTGGCGACAGTGTACATTGTATATTTGCCGAACCGACGCATTCGCCGTGTATGCTACTCGGTGTTTATACTGGACTGCATGACCAGATCTCGGTTCAAGATCTCGGTATTGATAATATCACTGCAGCTGACGGCCTTGCTGTTGGACGTGCTTCGGGTTTTATTGGTAAAGCAATGGAGCGGATGTTAGATGGCTATATTACATTAACAGATGCTGACATGTATCAGTTATTAGAGATGATCCATGATACTGAGCAACTTAAGCTCGAACCTTCTGCGTTGGCTGGTATGCCGGGTATTATGCATGTGGTCACCAATTCAGATTATCTTGAGCGGATGAAACTTAGTGATAGTTTGGCGAATGCAACGCATTTGGTGTGGGCAACTGGCGGCGGTATGGTGCCAGAGCAGGAAATGACAGCCTACTTACAGCAAGCTAAACATTGA
- the rsmE gene encoding 16S rRNA (uracil(1498)-N(3))-methyltransferase — MRHPRIFESGELIVGSSFELSPDGAGHVGRVLRMTTGDTLTLFNGKGGQYQATIEQTTKKSVTVQIDEFQDINSESPLKIHLGQAISRGDKMDFTIQKSVELGVTTITPLFSERCGVKLSGERLEKKIQQWQKIVISACEQSGRNYVPQVLAPKQLKDWAAEETTELKLNLHPRAKYSINTLPEPKNGVRLLIGPEGGLSADEISMTEQFNFEETLLGPRVLRTETAALTAITALQCRFGDLG, encoded by the coding sequence ATGCGTCATCCTCGCATCTTCGAATCCGGCGAACTAATCGTGGGTTCTAGCTTTGAATTATCACCAGACGGCGCAGGCCACGTTGGTCGTGTGTTACGTATGACTACAGGTGATACGCTAACTTTATTTAACGGTAAAGGTGGCCAATACCAAGCCACAATTGAACAAACAACTAAAAAATCAGTGACAGTTCAGATTGACGAATTCCAAGATATTAACAGTGAATCACCACTTAAGATCCACCTTGGTCAAGCGATCTCACGCGGTGATAAAATGGATTTCACTATCCAAAAATCTGTCGAATTGGGTGTAACAACTATTACGCCACTCTTTAGTGAACGTTGTGGTGTGAAACTCTCTGGTGAACGTTTAGAGAAAAAAATACAGCAATGGCAAAAAATTGTCATTTCTGCGTGCGAACAAAGTGGCCGTAATTACGTGCCGCAAGTACTAGCACCAAAACAGTTAAAAGACTGGGCGGCAGAAGAAACAACAGAACTCAAATTGAACCTGCACCCACGCGCAAAATACAGCATTAATACCTTACCCGAGCCTAAAAATGGCGTGCGTTTGTTAATTGGTCCTGAAGGCGGTTTATCTGCGGATGAAATTAGCATGACAGAACAATTTAACTTTGAAGAAACGTTATTAGGTCCTCGAGTATTACGAACAG